Within the Candidatus Cloacimonas sp. genome, the region CTTATTTGAATGCTATGCAATTACATCTTGGGTTAAACGGAAAGATAAACTTTTATCTTGACAGAAAAAGCTCCTTTCCATTTTGGAATAATAAAGCCACTCATTTTAACGAGGTGGGGGCGTAGTTCAGTTTGGTTAGAACGTCTGCCTGTCACGCAGAAGGTCGCGAGTTCGAGTCTCGTCGCTCCCGCCATCTCATTAAAAAGTGGATAATCCTGTTCGCCGCGTTGGATAAATAATGTTTTTGCTATTCTTATTCAATCTCCTGATTGAAGTTCTATACTTCCTTTTATTTCCGTTTCTCTATCTATTTTTAAGGCAGAAGAAATATCTACCCGCTATTAAAGCTCAAGGAGAAGATATCCAAAAAGGAATTTTATTTCATTCTGCTTCAATGGGAGAATTAACTGCTATCAAAACCCTCGTAATAAAGCACTTGCAAGAACATCCGGAAGTAAAACTTAGTATTACAACCAGCACCGTTACCAGCTGCGCTGAAGCAAATAAAATAAGCCCTAAGGTGCATAGTTTTCTCTCTGTTCTGGATATTCCGCATTTACGCAATAAACAACTGAAACGCATTAACCCTGGTTTAATTTGTATTATAGAAACGGAAATTTGGCCTAATATGCTGCTGTGGGCAAAGCAGCATAAAGTTCCAGTGCTCTTTTTAAATGCCAGAATGTCTGCCCGCACTTTTAAAAGTTACCGGATGTTAAAATTTCTGTTTTGGTATTTACAAAGTCCTATAACCGAAATCCATACTCAAAGCAAAGAAGATGCTATGCGCTATCGGAAAATTTTCCGCAAGCCGGTTTTAATTAGCGGAAATCTGAAATTTTCGTTAGTGTTAAAGGACTATAATGCAGAACAGCTACGCACGGAATGGGGTTATAAAAAGGATGATTTTATCATCTGTTGGGGCTCAACCCGACCCGGTGAAGAAGAATTGCTGATTTCCCTGTTTCCGTTTTTAAAAGAAGCTATTCCCAATTTGCATTTAATTATAGCATTGCGGCATCCCCGACGCCTGGAGGAAGTGAAAGAGCTTTTGCTGAATTATTCCTACAGCTGTTTTACTACCAGAAACGAAAAGAGCCAAACCGAGGAAATTATGTTATTAGATACCCTGGGTATTTTATATCAAGCATATTGTATTTGTGATCTGGCAATTGTCGGGGGCTCTTTCTCTGATTTTGGGGGACATAATCCTCTGGAACCTGCTTATTACAAAAAGCCCGTTATTATCGGTCCCTATCACTATTCCTGTAAAGAATCAGTAAAAAAACTAAGACAGGCAGGTGGGATTATTATCAGTAATAAAGACGATTTAGGTAACGACTTGATAACGCTATATAAAAATATAGAACTAAGAGAAAAAATGGGTATAGCAGCAAAAAAGGTCTTGACTGAAAATGCCCGCACTTTGGATATTTATTTACAGGCATTGGAAAAATGGCTGAAGGAGGAATAATGCGTGAAGCAATGTTCTACATCCACGAAGGAAACAAAATCCGGTGTCAGCTTTGTCCACGCGAATGTTTATTAAGTGAAGGGAAAAAAGGATTTTGTCGCAGCCGGGAAGTGATTAATGGTTCGTTAATTGCTACTGCTTATGGAAAAACAACTTCTTTGGCTTTAGACCCGATAGAAAAGAAGCCACTCTATCATTTTCATCCCGGAAGTATGATTGTTTCTTTGGGTCCAAATTCCTGCAATTTAACCTGTAAGTATTGCCAAAACTGGGAAATCAGTCAACAGGAATATCCTACACGCTATCTGGCTATTGAAGATTTAATTCAGATAATCAGGGAACAAAAAAATCAGCAGGTTGCCTTCACTTACACGGAACCCTTAATGTGGTATGAATATATTTTGGATTTTGCAGCTCAAGCTTCGGATATTGATATTGTTTTAGTTACTAATGCCTATATTAACCAGGAGCCCTGGCGAAAAATCCTTAAAGTGATAAAAGCTGTTAATATAGATATAAAGTCCTATAGAGATAATTTTTACAGAGAGTTATGCGGTGGGAAACTGGAAGTTATTAAAGATAACATCATAATTGCCAAGGAAATAGGCGTGCATATTGAGCTTACTAATTTGCTTATTCCCGGCTATAATGATACCGAAGAAGAACTGCAGGATTTAGCTATGTTCATCGCCTCGGTAGATAAAAATATTCCTCTGCATATTTCTGCTTATCGTCCTGGTTACAAAATGACCGTAAGACCTACCACCGGAGAAGAAGTAGAAAATGCCTGTGCAATTGCCTCCCGTTATCTGAATTATGTTTATGCCGGAAATGTATATTCCGCAAGGTTTTCCAAGAGATAGATGAAGGCAAATTCAATCCTGAACGATTTAAGACCGGCAGATATTGGATTAATTGTCTTAGTTATATTAACTATCATTTTTTCAGGAGGATATTACTTTCGGCATAAACCGGATTCTAAAGTGTATATCTATAAAGCCAATCAACTCTTTGGCGTTTATTCCTTAAAACAGGATAAAATCATTACAATTGATGTACATAACACCGTGGAAATAAAAAACGGAAAAGTAAGAATGAAATTCGCAGATTGCCCTGATAAGCGTTGTGTTAAACAAGGTTTTACAAAATCAATGCCGATAATCTGCCTTCCTAATAAAGTGAGCATTGAAATTAAAGATAACCAGAATTCCAAAAAACTAATATTACAGTAGAAAAACAGATGTTACGATTTGCAATTTATGTTTCCAGCCATGGTTTTGGTCATTCAACCCGAATGAGCGCTTTAGCTGAAGAACTTATACAATTTGGTGTTTTCTGTCATATTATTTCAGACAAACCGGCTTATTTATATGCTAATCTCAATCCTCATTATTATACTCTTCATCCGAGGAAAATAGATGGGGGAGTTAAACATAGCGAAAATCTGAATGTAAATATCACGGAGACGGTTAATTCACTATTAGATTTACTTGATAGTCGCAACGAGATTATGGAGCGGGAAATAGAATTTCTGCGCCGGGAAAAGATTGATTGTATCATTGCGGATGTTCCCTTTCTGGTAAGTGATTTTGCAGCATATTGTAATATTCCTGTTTTTGCGGTAACCAATTTTGAATGGCATTTTATCTATCAGTCCATTTTTGCGCAGTTAGCACAAATAAAAGAAGTTAATACTGCTGAAAATAAGATAGATTTAGATCCCGTTTTGAACTTAATCTGGTCTTGTTATCAACGCTTTGATGAATGTTTTCGGCTTCCCTTCAGCACTGAGGAAAGTATGTCTGCTTTTCCGCACTTACAATCCTGTGGATTGCTTTCCCGCAAAAAGGAACACTATAACAACATCCGTTCCCGGTATAACCTAAAAGAAAATACACCTATATTACTTGTAATGTTTGGCGGCGAAGGAGCTATGGAATTAAACTATGCAGAACTCTGTTCAGCTTATGAAGGCATTGTTATTTCCACGCAAACGGGAGTGCAGGCAGAAAATCATATTCAGGTTAGCAAGG harbors:
- the amrS gene encoding AmmeMemoRadiSam system radical SAM enzyme; translation: MREAMFYIHEGNKIRCQLCPRECLLSEGKKGFCRSREVINGSLIATAYGKTTSLALDPIEKKPLYHFHPGSMIVSLGPNSCNLTCKYCQNWEISQQEYPTRYLAIEDLIQIIREQKNQQVAFTYTEPLMWYEYILDFAAQASDIDIVLVTNAYINQEPWRKILKVIKAVNIDIKSYRDNFYRELCGGKLEVIKDNIIIAKEIGVHIELTNLLIPGYNDTEEELQDLAMFIASVDKNIPLHISAYRPGYKMTVRPTTGEEVENACAIASRYLNYVYAGNVYSARFSKR
- a CDS encoding NusG domain II-containing protein, producing MKANSILNDLRPADIGLIVLVILTIIFSGGYYFRHKPDSKVYIYKANQLFGVYSLKQDKIITIDVHNTVEIKNGKVRMKFADCPDKRCVKQGFTKSMPIICLPNKVSIEIKDNQNSKKLILQ
- a CDS encoding glycosyltransferase N-terminal domain-containing protein, whose protein sequence is MFLLFLFNLLIEVLYFLLFPFLYLFLRQKKYLPAIKAQGEDIQKGILFHSASMGELTAIKTLVIKHLQEHPEVKLSITTSTVTSCAEANKISPKVHSFLSVLDIPHLRNKQLKRINPGLICIIETEIWPNMLLWAKQHKVPVLFLNARMSARTFKSYRMLKFLFWYLQSPITEIHTQSKEDAMRYRKIFRKPVLISGNLKFSLVLKDYNAEQLRTEWGYKKDDFIICWGSTRPGEEELLISLFPFLKEAIPNLHLIIALRHPRRLEEVKELLLNYSYSCFTTRNEKSQTEEIMLLDTLGILYQAYCICDLAIVGGSFSDFGGHNPLEPAYYKKPVIIGPYHYSCKESVKKLRQAGGIIISNKDDLGNDLITLYKNIELREKMGIAAKKVLTENARTLDIYLQALEKWLKEE